One Helianthus annuus cultivar XRQ/B chromosome 7, HanXRQr2.0-SUNRISE, whole genome shotgun sequence genomic region harbors:
- the LOC110866642 gene encoding germin-like protein 9-3, which yields MASVITTFLFIAFVSFTLVKVAFASDPDILTDYVLPPNTTTATDASYFTYTGVRSIVNTTYPSKFTVIKASLKEFPGLLGQSVSYAILQFPVGSLNPLHIHPRATELLFVIAGSLQVGFVDTTNTLFSQKLETGDMFVFPKGLVHYQYNANGTEPALAVSAFGSASAGTQSIANSVFNSTIYEGILAESFKTSADVIEKIESGLKS from the coding sequence ATGGCATCGGTGATAACAACATTTTTGTTCATTGCATTTGTTTCCTTTACTTTGGTTAAAGTAGCGTTCGCTAGTGACCCTGATATCCTAACCGACTATGTGTTACCACCAAACACGACGACTGCAACAGACGCAAGCTATTTCACATACACAGGGGTGCGATCAATCGTTAATACCACCTACCCTTCAAAGTTTACAGTTATAAAAGCTAGCTTAAAAGAATTCCCAGGTCTTCTCGGTCAAAGTGTATCCTATGCTATTCTTCAGTTCCCCGTGGGGTCTCTTAACCCGCTCCACATCCACCCTCGGGCCACTGAACTTCTGTTTGTGATTGCGGGCTCACTACAAGTCGGGTTTGTTGACACAACCAACACGCTTTTCAGTCAGAAACTTGAAACGGGTGACATGTTTGTGTTCCCTAAAGGACTTGTTCACTATCAGTATAACGCTAATGGTACTGAACCCGCTTTGGCGGTTTCTGCTTTTGGGAGCGCGAGTGCTGGGACGCAGTCCATTGCTAATAGTGTGTTTAATAGTACTATTTACGAGGGGATTTTGGCTGAATCGTTTAAAACTAGTGCGGatgttattgaaaagatcgagtctgGGCTCAAGAGCTGA
- the LOC110868224 gene encoding uncharacterized protein At2g38710, with product MVSANKEMVVYCFDTLVAHFNGDQVPPPAFDEGQHPLFVTWKKAVNGGEPRLRGCIGTLEARCIITGFKDYAIISALRDRRFPPIQAKELPFLQCTVSLLTNYENAANYLYWEVGKHGIIIEFTDPDNNTKRNATYLPEIASQEGWTKIEAIDSLMRKAGYNGPITESVRKRIQLTRYQSTLFTMHYDDYVSYVKKTRGGAPSVAGLKVTR from the exons atgGTGTCGGCTAATAAGGAGATGGTGGTGTATTGTTTTGATACCCTGGTGGCGCATTTTAACGGCGATCAAGTGCCTCCGCCTGCTTTTGATGAGGGTCAACA CCCACTGTTTGTGACTTGGAAGAAAGCTGTGAATGGCGGGGAACCTCGTTTACGTGGATGCATAGGGACTTTGGAAGCTCGCTGCATAATAACCGGCTTCAAGGATTACGCTATAATCAG TGCTTTAAGGGATCGGCGATTCCCACCGATCCAAGCTAAAGAATTACCGTTCTTGCAATGTACAGTTTCCCTTCTTACTAACTATGAAAACGCTGCTAATTATCTCTATTGGGAG GTTGGAAAGCATGGAATTATAATCGAGTTCACCGATCCCGACAATAATACAAAGCGAAATGCTACTTACCTACCCGAAATTGCTTCTCAAGAAG GTTGGACAAAGATAGAAGCCATCGACTCGTTGATGAGGAAAGCTGGTTACAATGGCCCCATAACTGAATCAGTTAGGAAGCGTATCCAACTAACGCGTTACCAGAGCACATTATTTACAATGCACTATGACGATTATGTGAGCTACGTGAAGAAAACTCGAGGTGGCGCGCCCTCTGTTGCTGGTCTCAA AGTGACCCGTTAA
- the LOC110866641 gene encoding ATPase inhibitor, mitochondrial codes for MAMRSIIISRAHPLLSNARSARRFLSDQGGGRVLEDEERARENLYVKKMEKEKLEKQKQKLEEKEKTDKDKSDKKP; via the exons ATGGCAATGAGATCCATAATAATCTCACGTGCACATCCTCTCTTGTCGAATGCACGATCAGCTCGTCGTTTTCTAAGCGATCAAGGTGGCGGCCGTGTGCTCGAAGATGAAGAACGTGCACGTGAGAATCTATACGTGAAG AAAATGGAGAAAGAGAAGCTGGAGAAACAGAAACAAAAGCTGGAAGAGAAAGAGAAAACCGATAAGGACAAATCTGACAAG aagCCTTGA